The following coding sequences are from one Pseudonocardia sp. EC080619-01 window:
- a CDS encoding DUF6153 family protein has protein sequence MTSGGPGRRLVLVVLPVLLGLVGMHALVLPAAAAPAGPPAMVAPAAPVPGPVAADGADGAPGVLPPAVAGAPAHGDHGGHGDHGGAAHLLHLCLAVLAAVGVALLAALLFLGRVPLPATVTTSRRDVPGPAAGRPPPVGRRLALLCVSRT, from the coding sequence ATGACGAGCGGAGGTCCCGGACGACGGCTGGTGCTCGTCGTGCTGCCGGTCCTGCTCGGGCTGGTGGGCATGCACGCCCTCGTACTGCCCGCGGCCGCCGCGCCCGCGGGGCCGCCCGCGATGGTCGCACCGGCCGCGCCCGTCCCGGGCCCCGTCGCCGCCGATGGGGCCGACGGTGCGCCGGGCGTCCTGCCGCCCGCGGTGGCCGGGGCACCCGCGCACGGGGACCACGGCGGTCACGGGGACCACGGCGGCGCCGCGCACCTCCTCCATCTGTGCCTCGCCGTGCTCGCCGCCGTCGGCGTCGCGCTGCTCGCGGCCCTGCTGTTCCTCGGCCGTGTCCCGCTCCCGGCGACGGTCACGACGTCGCGACGCGACGTCCCCGGTCCCGCGGCCGGACGGCCGCCCCCGGTCGGGCGGCGGCTGGCCCTGCTCTGCGTGTCGCGGACCTGA
- a CDS encoding heavy-metal-associated domain-containing protein yields the protein MSTATYTVTGMTCEHCVASVTEEVGEISGVTGVDVDLSTGAVSVTSDGPVSDDAVRAAVSEAGYEVTGS from the coding sequence ATGAGCACCGCCACCTACACCGTCACCGGCATGACCTGCGAGCACTGCGTCGCCTCGGTCACCGAGGAGGTCGGCGAGATCTCCGGGGTGACCGGCGTCGACGTGGACCTGTCCACCGGCGCCGTCAGCGTCACCAGCGACGGCCCCGTCTCCGACGACGCCGTCCGCGCCGCCGTGTCGGAGGCCGGGTACGAGGTCACCGGCTCCTGA
- a CDS encoding aromatic acid exporter family protein translates to MRSRLPLSTAGSFPDDLRHRMRLAWRAGAATAAAWYLATLVPGVVGDYPYYAPMGALLVCYPTVVDSLRQSLRALTATAVGVGLGAAAVHAAGATWWGVALAVVLGMALGALPYLAPQRDTVPLAALFTILVGAVDPTGFMAGYLGQTLLGVAVGILVTVVLPPPPQNGRASRRVTRLRDGIADHLHEMAAVLAEQWPPEREEWIRHRHDFEPLIDATREAVVAADSGRRANLRARSYRIRGQQLYEAAQTLEQLAVLVRDISTVLAQTAWAERTVLVLDPDLRRPVADAMSGLATAVGSADLLHLARGPESPDGDTHTRNLAAARDSLDRVTERLDGAAAGWEDSLAASGIVLHLRRCLDHVQAGPSDRSPDLHPAAG, encoded by the coding sequence TTGAGATCGCGTCTCCCCCTGTCCACGGCCGGGTCGTTCCCCGACGACCTGCGCCACCGCATGCGCCTGGCCTGGCGCGCCGGCGCCGCGACCGCCGCCGCCTGGTACCTCGCGACGCTGGTCCCCGGCGTCGTCGGCGACTACCCCTACTACGCCCCGATGGGTGCCCTGCTCGTCTGCTACCCGACCGTCGTCGACTCGCTGCGGCAGAGCCTGCGCGCGCTCACCGCCACCGCCGTCGGGGTCGGCCTCGGCGCGGCGGCGGTGCACGCCGCCGGTGCCACGTGGTGGGGTGTCGCGCTCGCCGTCGTCCTCGGCATGGCGCTCGGCGCGCTGCCGTACCTCGCACCGCAGCGCGACACCGTCCCGCTCGCCGCCCTGTTCACGATCCTCGTCGGGGCCGTGGACCCCACCGGCTTCATGGCCGGCTACCTCGGGCAGACGCTGCTCGGCGTCGCCGTCGGGATCCTGGTCACCGTGGTGCTGCCGCCGCCCCCGCAGAACGGGCGCGCCTCCCGCCGGGTGACCCGGCTCCGCGACGGGATCGCCGACCACCTGCACGAGATGGCGGCCGTGCTGGCCGAACAGTGGCCGCCCGAGCGGGAGGAGTGGATCCGGCACCGGCACGACTTCGAGCCGCTGATCGACGCGACCCGGGAGGCCGTCGTGGCCGCCGACTCCGGGCGGCGCGCGAACCTGCGTGCACGCTCGTACCGGATCCGCGGCCAGCAGCTCTACGAGGCCGCGCAGACCCTGGAGCAGCTCGCCGTCCTGGTACGGGACATCAGCACCGTCCTCGCCCAGACGGCGTGGGCCGAACGCACCGTCCTGGTACTGGACCCGGACCTGCGCCGCCCGGTCGCCGACGCCATGTCCGGTCTCGCGACGGCGGTCGGGTCGGCCGACCTCCTCCACCTCGCCCGCGGCCCGGAGTCGCCGGACGGCGACACCCACACCAGGAACCTGGCCGCCGCGCGCGACTCGCTGGACCGGGTGACGGAGCGGCTCGACGGGGCGGCGGCCGGCTGGGAGGACAGCCTCGCCGCGTCCGGGATCGTGCTGCACCTGCGCCGCTGCCTGGACCACGTGCAGGCCGGACCGTCCGACCGGTCCCCGGATCTGCACCCGGCGGCGGGCTGA
- a CDS encoding cation-translocating P-type ATPase, producing the protein MTCASCANRVERKLNKLDGVTASVNYATEKARVTAPDGVAAATLIETVESAGYTATPPAPASEEDDDGDAAALLLRDRLVIAAVLAVPVVVLSMVPAWQFVNWQWAAFVLTVPIWSWSGAPFHKAAWTNLRHGAATMDTLISMGTTAALAWSVYALFWGTAGIPGLVHPFELSISASHGASNIYLEVVAGVITFVLAGRWFELRSKRRAGAALRALLELGAKEVTVLRGGVEHRIPVGDLAVGDRFVVHPGEKVATDGEVVEGRSAVDASMLTGESVPVEVRTGDTVVGATVNSGGRLVVRATRIGSDTQLAQMARLVEEAQSGKAAVQRLADRISGVFVPIVIVVALVTLGFWLGSGAGVSAAFTAAVAVLIIACPCALGLATPTALLVGTGRGAQMGILIKGPEVLESTRTVDTVVLDKTGTVTTGRMTLVAVHTADGVDEDEALRLAGALERASQHPIAAAVTAGAAERVGELPAVEDFTDHEGLGVQGVVGSRAVLVGRPRLLEEWSVPLTGTLAGAVADEAARGRTAVAVAWDGEARAVLVVADSVKETSAEAIAEFVRLGLRPVLLTGDNRAVAESVAAEVGIGTGPDSVIADVMPADKLAVIERLQREGRVVAMVGDGVNDAAALAKADLGLAMGTGTDVAIEASDITLVRGDLRAAADAVRLSRRTLRTIRGNLFWAFAYNTAAIPLAAFGLLNPMIAGAAMAFSSVCVVSNSLRLRSFRGHAV; encoded by the coding sequence ATGACCTGTGCGTCCTGCGCCAACCGGGTCGAGCGCAAGCTCAACAAGCTCGACGGCGTCACCGCCAGCGTCAACTACGCCACCGAGAAGGCCAGGGTCACCGCACCCGACGGCGTCGCCGCCGCGACGCTGATCGAGACCGTCGAGTCCGCCGGCTACACCGCGACCCCGCCCGCCCCGGCGTCCGAGGAGGACGACGACGGCGACGCCGCGGCCCTGCTGCTGCGCGACCGGCTGGTCATCGCCGCCGTCCTCGCGGTGCCCGTGGTCGTGCTGTCGATGGTCCCGGCCTGGCAGTTCGTGAACTGGCAGTGGGCGGCGTTCGTGCTGACCGTCCCGATCTGGTCGTGGTCCGGGGCGCCGTTCCACAAGGCCGCCTGGACCAACCTGCGGCACGGCGCGGCCACGATGGACACCCTCATCTCGATGGGGACGACCGCGGCGCTGGCCTGGTCGGTGTACGCGCTGTTCTGGGGCACCGCGGGCATCCCCGGCCTGGTGCACCCCTTCGAGCTGTCGATCTCGGCGTCGCACGGTGCGAGCAACATCTACCTCGAGGTCGTCGCGGGCGTCATCACGTTCGTGCTGGCCGGGCGCTGGTTCGAGCTGCGCTCCAAGCGCCGGGCCGGTGCCGCGCTGCGGGCGCTGCTGGAGCTGGGGGCCAAGGAGGTCACCGTCCTGCGCGGGGGTGTCGAGCACCGGATCCCGGTGGGCGACCTCGCGGTCGGCGACCGGTTCGTCGTCCACCCCGGGGAAAAGGTCGCCACCGACGGCGAGGTCGTCGAGGGCCGGTCCGCGGTGGACGCGTCGATGCTGACCGGCGAGTCCGTCCCGGTGGAGGTCCGCACGGGCGACACCGTCGTCGGGGCGACCGTCAACTCCGGTGGCCGGCTGGTCGTGCGGGCGACCCGGATCGGCTCCGACACGCAGCTCGCGCAGATGGCGCGGCTGGTCGAGGAGGCGCAGTCCGGCAAGGCCGCGGTGCAGCGGCTCGCCGACCGGATCTCCGGCGTGTTCGTGCCGATCGTGATCGTCGTGGCGCTCGTGACGCTGGGCTTCTGGCTGGGCAGCGGCGCCGGGGTGTCGGCGGCCTTCACCGCCGCCGTCGCCGTCCTGATCATCGCCTGCCCGTGCGCGCTCGGCCTCGCGACGCCGACTGCACTGCTGGTCGGCACCGGTCGCGGCGCCCAGATGGGCATCCTGATCAAGGGCCCGGAGGTGCTGGAGTCGACCCGCACGGTCGACACCGTCGTCCTGGACAAGACCGGCACCGTCACCACGGGCCGGATGACGCTGGTCGCCGTGCACACCGCCGACGGCGTCGACGAGGACGAGGCGCTGCGCCTGGCCGGTGCGCTGGAGCGGGCCTCCCAGCACCCGATCGCCGCCGCCGTGACCGCGGGGGCGGCCGAGCGGGTCGGCGAGCTCCCCGCCGTCGAGGACTTCACCGACCACGAGGGCCTCGGGGTGCAGGGCGTCGTCGGGTCCCGTGCCGTGCTGGTCGGCAGGCCGCGGCTGCTCGAGGAGTGGTCGGTCCCGCTGACCGGCACGCTCGCCGGCGCGGTGGCCGACGAGGCCGCCCGCGGCCGCACCGCGGTCGCGGTGGCGTGGGACGGCGAGGCCCGGGCGGTGCTCGTCGTCGCGGACTCGGTGAAGGAGACCTCGGCCGAGGCGATCGCCGAGTTCGTCCGGCTCGGGTTGCGCCCGGTCCTGCTGACCGGTGACAACCGGGCCGTCGCCGAGTCGGTCGCCGCCGAGGTCGGCATCGGGACCGGGCCGGACAGCGTGATCGCCGACGTGATGCCGGCCGACAAGCTGGCCGTGATCGAGCGGCTGCAGCGCGAGGGCCGGGTCGTGGCCATGGTCGGCGACGGCGTCAACGACGCCGCGGCGCTCGCGAAGGCCGATCTCGGCCTGGCCATGGGCACCGGCACCGACGTGGCGATCGAGGCGTCCGACATCACCCTGGTGCGGGGCGACCTGCGGGCGGCCGCGGACGCCGTGCGGCTGTCCCGCCGGACCCTGCGGACGATCCGGGGGAACCTCTTCTGGGCGTTCGCCTACAACACCGCGGCCATCCCGCTGGCCGCGTTCGGGCTGCTGAACCCGATGATCGCCGGCGCCGCGATGGCGTTCAGCTCGGTGTGCGTGGTGTCGAACAGCCTGCGCCTGCGCAGCTTCCGCGGGCACGCCGTCTGA
- a CDS encoding DUF305 domain-containing protein, translated as MTTTHAAALAAATITAALVLTGCSGGTAAEPAAPAAAPPAATAAPGADARHGDADIAFAQGMIPHHRQAVEMARLAEGRASDDGVRRLAAAIEAAQGPEIEQLRGFLAAWGAPESAGAAMEHGAHGGHGDMSGMMTADDMAELERATGPAFDRRFLELMIVHHEGAVAMAGAELADGENPQARELAQRIVDAQRSEIDAMRGMLDRA; from the coding sequence ATGACGACCACCCACGCGGCGGCACTCGCCGCCGCGACGATCACCGCTGCCCTCGTCCTCACCGGCTGTTCCGGCGGGACCGCGGCGGAACCCGCTGCCCCGGCGGCCGCGCCTCCGGCGGCGACCGCCGCCCCCGGCGCCGACGCCCGGCACGGCGACGCCGACATCGCCTTCGCGCAGGGCATGATCCCGCACCACCGGCAGGCCGTGGAGATGGCGCGCCTGGCCGAGGGGCGGGCGTCCGACGACGGGGTGCGCCGCCTGGCCGCCGCGATCGAGGCGGCGCAGGGCCCGGAAATCGAGCAGCTGCGCGGGTTCCTCGCGGCCTGGGGTGCACCGGAGTCCGCAGGCGCGGCCATGGAGCACGGCGCCCACGGCGGGCACGGTGACATGTCCGGGATGATGACCGCCGACGACATGGCGGAGCTGGAACGGGCCACCGGGCCCGCGTTCGACCGCCGCTTCCTCGAGCTGATGATCGTCCACCACGAGGGAGCGGTCGCCATGGCAGGCGCGGAGCTCGCCGACGGGGAGAACCCGCAGGCACGTGAGCTGGCGCAGCGGATCGTCGACGCCCAGCGGTCCGAGATCGACGCGATGCGCGGCATGCTCGACCGGGCCTGA
- a CDS encoding metal-sensitive transcriptional regulator, with amino-acid sequence MHGYADNKDAHVNRMRRIEGQVRGISRMIESDKYCIDVLTQVAAVNKALEAVALGLLDEHLKHCVADAAAEGGPVAEQKLEEASAAIARLVRS; translated from the coding sequence ATGCACGGCTACGCCGACAACAAGGACGCCCACGTCAACCGGATGCGCCGGATCGAGGGCCAGGTCCGCGGCATCAGCAGGATGATCGAGTCGGACAAGTACTGCATCGACGTCCTGACCCAGGTCGCCGCGGTCAACAAGGCACTCGAGGCGGTCGCGCTCGGTCTGCTCGACGAACACCTCAAGCACTGTGTCGCCGACGCCGCCGCCGAGGGCGGCCCCGTCGCCGAGCAGAAGCTCGAGGAGGCCAGCGCCGCCATCGCCCGTCTCGTCCGGTCCTAG
- a CDS encoding GAF and ANTAR domain-containing protein: protein MTDERSWIQTLEQGAFGETRADADAAAAPETLASVMAEVSRYLYLAEDASDACDRVLEACTEIVEGCSHAAVSLTSKGRVTTPAASDRTAEQLDELQHEMDEGPCLQAIRDDRNFSVPDLAGDPRWPRYGPEAARRGVRSMVACRLFIDSRTIGALNVFGPVVDAFDESDQDRIVVLAAHAAVAIDAARTRSGLQEAVRSRQVIGEAIGILKERYSISSDTAFERLTRASQHLNVKLRSIAEHLSREPEERDAG, encoded by the coding sequence GTGACCGACGAGCGTTCCTGGATCCAGACCCTCGAGCAGGGGGCCTTCGGTGAGACGCGCGCCGACGCCGATGCCGCCGCCGCGCCGGAGACCCTCGCATCGGTGATGGCCGAGGTGTCCCGGTACCTCTACCTCGCGGAGGACGCCTCCGACGCGTGTGACCGCGTGCTCGAGGCGTGCACCGAGATCGTGGAAGGGTGCAGCCACGCCGCGGTGTCGCTGACCTCCAAGGGACGGGTCACGACCCCCGCCGCCAGCGACCGCACGGCCGAGCAGCTCGACGAGCTGCAGCACGAGATGGACGAGGGCCCGTGCCTGCAGGCGATCCGTGACGACCGCAATTTCTCCGTCCCGGACCTGGCCGGGGACCCGCGCTGGCCGCGGTACGGCCCGGAGGCGGCCCGCCGCGGCGTCCGGTCGATGGTGGCCTGCCGCTTGTTCATCGACTCGCGCACGATCGGGGCACTCAACGTGTTCGGGCCGGTCGTCGACGCCTTCGACGAGAGCGACCAGGACCGCATCGTCGTGCTCGCCGCGCACGCCGCCGTCGCGATCGACGCCGCCCGCACCCGGTCCGGCCTGCAGGAGGCGGTCCGCAGCCGGCAGGTGATCGGTGAGGCCATCGGCATCCTCAAGGAGCGGTACTCGATCTCCTCGGACACCGCCTTCGAACGGCTCACCCGTGCGTCGCAGCACCTCAACGTCAAGCTGCGCTCGATCGCCGAGCACCTCTCCCGCGAGCCGGAGGAGCGCGACGCCGGGTGA